In a single window of the Bos javanicus breed banteng chromosome 16, ARS-OSU_banteng_1.0, whole genome shotgun sequence genome:
- the TNNT2 gene encoding troponin T, cardiac muscle, giving the protein MHAQGNLRLACEDSTQPGRPPDRARLPCRASCGSSGPWAPSLRSCPSSAAGSPCPILGRSSPLPGEQSRALGAHTSQYSPRGHILLPGVQKLSELMRKAACQRQPGDQGPRRLFQADAGLGPTLDRARAERRGETHFPVAGARLPGPHLETLWDEYPHPGEPASVQSALLPAPPCLPHSTGQQDASVWDPGLPPHRPWDGGSGPSFCSQRSVGDTLEKLHGTGLFVETAAKEEEAMSDVEEAVEEYEEQEVLSSLVLTPPPRAEAAEEEHEEAVEEEAGGEAEAGEPCTAEDGEEEEGREAEDGPVEEFKPKPRPFMPNLVPPKIPDGERVDFDDIHRKRMEKDLNELQTLIEAHFENRKKEEEELVSLKDRIEKRRAERAEQQRIRAEREKERQTRLAEERARREEEESRRKAEDEARKKKALSNMMHFGGYIQKTERKSGKRQTEREKKKKILAERRKVLAIDHLNEDQLREKAKELWQNIYDLEAEKFDLQEKFKQQKYEINVLRNRINDNQKVSKTRGKAKVTGRWK; this is encoded by the exons ATGCACGCCCAGGGCAACCTCAGGTTGGCGTGTGAGGACAGCACTCAGCCTGGGCGCCCACCTGACCGTGCCCGCCTCCCGTGCCGGGCCTCCTGCGGGTCCTCAGGGCCGTGGGCACCGTCTCTGCGTTCTTGTCCCTCCTCTGCT GCGGGGAGCCCCTGCCCCATCCTGGGCAGGTCCTCCCCACTCCCCGGGGAGCAGAGCCGGGCCCTGGGTGCCCACACAAGTCAGTACAGTCCTCGCGGCCACATCCTCCTCCCTGGGGTTCAGAAGCTGTCAGAACTGATGAGAAAGGCCGCCTGCCAGAGGCAGCCAGGGGACCAGGGACCCCGGAGGCTCTTCCAGGCGGACGCAGGGTTGGGCCCCACCCTGGACAGGGCGCGGGCTGAGCGGCGTGGAGAGACCCACTTCCCGGTGGCGGGGGCCCGGCTCCCTGG GCCCCATTTGGAGACTCTCTGGGATGAGTACCCCCACCCAGGGGAGCCAGCTTCAGTCCAAAGCGCCCTGTTGCCAGCCCCGCCCTGCCTGCCCCACT CGACGGGGCAGCAAGACGCTTCCGTGTGGGACCCTGGGCTGCCTCCACACAGGCCTTGGGATGGGGGCTCGGGCCCCAGCTTCTGTTCTCAGCGCAGCGTGGGGGATACCCTGGAGAAACTCCACGGAACTGGGCTTTTCGTAGAGACAGCAGCT aaggaagaggaggccATGTCGGACGTGGAAGAGGCCGTGGAGGAGTATGA GGAGCAGGAAG TTCTGTCCTCTCTTGTGCTCACGCCTCCTCCCCGAGCAGAAGCAGCCGAGGAAG AGCACGAGGAGGCGGTGGAAGAGGAGGCTGGAGGCGAGGCTGAGGCTGGGGAGCCCTGCACCGCAG aagatggagaagaagaGGAAGGTAGAGAGGCTGAAG ATGGCCCGGTGGAGGAGTTCAAGCCCAAGCCCAG gcccttcaTGCCCAACTTGGTGCCACCCAAGATCCCTGATGGAGAGAGGGTGGACTTCGAT gacatACACCGGAAGCGCATGGAGAAGGACCTCAACGAGCTGCAGACACTGATCGAGGCGCATTTCGAGAACcgcaagaaggaggaggaggagctggtcTCCCTCAAAGACAGGATC GAGAAGCGGCGGGCAGAACGCGCGGAGCAGCAGCGCATCCGCGCGGAGCGCGAGAAGGAGCGGCAGACGCGCCTGGCG GAGGAGCGAGCCCGccgagaggaggaggagagccgCAGGAAGGCGGAGGACGAGGCGCGCAAGAAGAAGGCTCTGTCCAACATGATGCACTTCGGAGGCTACATCCAGAAG ACAGAGCGTAAAAGTGGGAAGAGACAGACCGAgcgggagaagaagaagaagattctGGCCGAGCGGAGGAAGGTGCTGGCCATCGACCACCTGAACGAAGACCAGCTGAG GGAGAAGGCCAAGGAGCTGTGGCAGAACATCTACGACCTGGAGGCGGAGAAGTTCGACCTGCAGGAGAAGTTCAAGCAGCAGAAATACGAG ATCAATGTTCTCCGAAACAGGATCAATGACAACCAGAAAGT CTCCAAGACTCGAGGGAAGGCCAAGGTCACGGGGCGCTGGAAGTAG